A window of Bradyrhizobium sp. AZCC 1610 contains these coding sequences:
- the nthA gene encoding nitrile hydratase subunit alpha: protein MSEHDHDHHHHDHDHSELSETELRVRALESILTEKGYVDPTSLDLLIDLYEKKIGPRNGVRVIAKAWSDPAYHARLIKDATSAIAELDYSGRQGEHMVVVENTPEQHNMVVCTLCSCYPHPVLGLPPVWYKSAPYRSRAVSDPRGVLKDFGVTLPDTTRIRVWDSTAEIRYLVLPMRPEGTEGWSAEQLAELVTRDSMIGTGLPKQPGETA, encoded by the coding sequence ATGAGCGAGCATGACCACGACCATCATCACCACGATCACGATCATTCCGAACTCTCGGAGACCGAGCTGCGCGTGCGCGCGCTGGAATCGATCCTGACCGAGAAGGGCTATGTCGATCCGACGTCCCTCGATCTCCTGATCGATCTCTACGAGAAGAAGATCGGACCTCGTAACGGCGTTCGCGTAATCGCGAAGGCCTGGAGTGATCCGGCCTATCACGCCCGGCTGATCAAGGACGCAACGTCAGCGATCGCCGAACTCGACTATTCCGGCCGCCAGGGCGAGCATATGGTGGTGGTCGAGAACACGCCTGAGCAGCACAACATGGTCGTGTGCACGCTGTGCTCCTGCTATCCGCACCCCGTGCTGGGATTGCCGCCAGTCTGGTACAAATCCGCGCCCTATCGCTCGCGCGCCGTCTCCGATCCGCGCGGCGTGCTGAAAGATTTTGGCGTGACGCTGCCGGACACCACCAGGATCCGGGTCTGGGATTCCACGGCCGAGATCCGCTACCTCGTGCTGCCGATGCGGCCTGAGGGTACCGAAGGCTGGAGCGCGGAACAACTTGCCGAACTCGTGACCCGCGACAGCATGATCGGCACGGGGCTGCCGAAACAGCCGGGCGAGACCGCCTGA